In candidate division WOR-3 bacterium, the DNA window ATTAGAGGCCCGGGGAGCAATTTCCGTTTCGGAAAGGACAAATTATATCGCTCGGATTAGGCGGTTGGCAAAACTCACCGCCACAAAATATTTGGAGAAGGTAAGATGCCACTCTACGAATATAGATGCTTAAATTGTAAAAAGAAGTTTGAGATTTACGCGACAATTTCCGAATACGACAAACTGAAAGTTTCTTGTCCTGCTTGTCAGAGTGAGAATATCCAAAGGATATTCAGCCGGATCAACATCAAGACCGAGAGCAAAACCGAAGAGTTTGGAGACTTGGAAGGTTTTGGGGAGTAAGATTATCACTGAATTCAAAAAAGAAGGTGATCTATGAAAAGATTTGAGGTCATTTTAACAAAATCGTATGTTGTTAAAATAAAAGCCGAAAACGGAAATGAAGCGAAAGAATATACGGAGTCATTTACGGGGGATATTCAAGATATTTCCCTGGATAAAGATAGAAAAAAGTTCAGTT includes these proteins:
- a CDS encoding zinc ribbon domain-containing protein: MPLYEYRCLNCKKKFEIYATISEYDKLKVSCPACQSENIQRIFSRINIKTESKTEEFGDLEGFGE